The Theobroma cacao cultivar B97-61/B2 chromosome 2, Criollo_cocoa_genome_V2, whole genome shotgun sequence genome includes the window ACTGATTGGTTTGCTTTGGGATCTGTGCGGATGTTGAAATGTAAAACTTTTTCCCTTAAAGTGCAATATTTTGCCGGTGTGAATAATTGCACCAGATTGTCCCCATCCAACAATTTTCAGGTTTTCTTTCCAGTTTTttggataaataatttttttttcttttgggcaAAGCCACAATATTTTAGGTAGAGCAAAGCAAATTTATACGTGTacgattttaaatttattttagcCGAAGAAATCAGGTAAAGGAAGTTGTAAATTTCCTTATTTATTCTATTGATAAATATGCAAATGGATTCTGTCCTTTATTGGATTTTtttatgacaaaaaaaaagacaaagaaaagagTTGTTTTCTTAAATTCTTACAAACAATATgtaagattaattaattatcaaataacTTAGGATTTGTAAggttttaatatatttgtatatataaaagaaactaTCAATGAATTACAACTAGTATTacattctcaaaatttttaattaaaatatttattatcatatataataaattatatcaaTTTACTTTCATTgtatatgaaaaattataaaccAATAATGTATCGaatatacatttaaataaaaaaacttattaaattttatcgaAGGTATTACCAGTCAAGAACATttccttatatatatatatatatatatatatatatgtatgtcaACATTGACAAATTAAGTTTAACATCGAGCAATATATATGCTCATAATAATGGATTAAGAATAACTAGATAATTCTCAAAATACCCAATTTTCTTACAATAACATTGATCTTCACAGACATACCATCACAGTTTTGCCCTTACTTGTGTTCCTATGAGAACACATAGAGCCTTATTTATGACAGAACATTTACCCATAACACAAACCAGACAAAGAGTGCCACGAGGCCATAGATTCCTACTAGATATTAATTCAACCCGAAGGTTTGTTCTGTTTCCCTTTTCAATCATGGTAAACGGTGATGTTAGGCCCTGGTTCAAAATCACTAACGAATgattttttctctcctttaAGGCCAGCATCGTCACCGTAAGCAGGGATGCTCGGCCTATCTTTAgtaaatgatgatgatttctCTGCTTTCAGATCAGCATCGTCACCATAAGCAGAGACGTTTGGCCTTGGTTCGAAATAATCGGCAAATGACTTCTTCTCTCCTTCGTTGGGCCTTGGTTCAAAAGCCTCGACGAGAATCTTCTCTTCCTTCAGCTCAAAGCTCGTAGGTGTGTGACAATCGGTTTTCTCCTTAGAGGAGGTAGCTGCGTCAATCCGAACAAGGGCTTCAATTGCTTCTGGCATTGCTTGCTCTCTCATTACAGCTCTCCAATATTCCCCGGCATCTTTCCTAGCTGCTGCTATGGTGTTAGCGATCTGCATAAtcaattcattaaaaaacaatttcaaatcaacatatatataGGCAAAGATCCAGGGCGATTGATAAAGCAGTCTTGGGTCCTAGACAATATATCAAAGAGTACTGATTGTTGGGTTGTTTTCGCATGACTGGTTTCCAAATTTTTGCATGTATGTTTCCTGCTTATGCTTTACAATCCTACATGCATAAAATGCTGATCATTAAAGCATTAAAAGAATCATCGAGTGatataaaggaagaaagtgGACATTGAATATTGGGAGTTTGTTTAATGAACTTGCAAAGCTTACCAGGAGAAGTGACAGGAatgcaaagaaagaaaggaaagatttTATGATTGCAGACAATAGATGCAATAAACGTTAAAGAATGCTATCAGCTTCTATAATTCTCATGGAACCAATCTGCAATAACTCTTCTACATATAGAAAGAATGCGGGGACTTTTTTGGTATTTCCGGAACAATGATTAATTTGTAATATATCCTGTAGTAATAATTGAAGACTGAGGACccctttga containing:
- the LOC18607798 gene encoding organ-specific protein S2, with the translated sequence SAIIKSFLSFFAFLSLLLIANTIAAARKDAGEYWRAVMREQAMPEAIEALVRIDAATSSKEKTDCHTPTSFELKEEKILVEAFEPRPNEGEKKSFADYFEPRPNVSAYGDDADLKAEKSSSFTKDRPSIPAYGDDAGLKGEKKSFVSDFEPGPNITVYHD